A DNA window from Coffea arabica cultivar ET-39 chromosome 6c, Coffea Arabica ET-39 HiFi, whole genome shotgun sequence contains the following coding sequences:
- the LOC140008754 gene encoding uncharacterized protein, whose amino-acid sequence MNPTSSQIPQIHPQTNLNVPPTLRDPTTILQSLFVLDTASQGKTAIEEQPIPIDKDLLRRLYRFDDFMRKNQGLSRHGGLDYDELCLFPGIQLLLGFKTPKFSKYDGTGNPKTHLKMFDNKLGKPVDDENLPMRLFPESLEGDALDWYSNLKSEEVKTWLDLSTAFVKQYEFNCELAPCTTLEGIKRKRSEDHKTYAKRWRKLAAKVEPPMTEEEIVRTFIKAHDPPYFEEIFCMTGSSFAAIINKLEEYDEFVKAGKIVNVSALKLQLDALTIFQFCQIPMHI is encoded by the coding sequence ATGAACCCAACCAGTAGCCAAATCCCTCAAATCCATCCACAAACCAATCTGAATGTCCCCCCAACCCTCAGGGACCCCACCACCATACTGCAAAGCCTTTTTGTACTGGATACTGCATCTCAAGGGAAGACGGCGATAGAAGAACAACCTATACCCATTGACAAAGATCTGTTAAGAAGGTTATATCGATTCGATGATTTTATGAGAAAGAATCAAGGATTGAGCAGACATGGTGGGTTAGATTACGATGAATTGTGTCTTTTTCCCGGTATTCAGCTACTGTTGGgattcaaaacccctaaattcaGCAAGTATGATGGAACTGGAAATCCTAAGACGCATCTCAAGATGTTCGACAACAAGTTAGGTAAACCCGTAGACGATGAGAATTTGCCTATGCGTCTATTTCCGGAAAGTTTGGAAGGAGATGCTCTAGATTGGTATTCAAACTTGAAGTCTGAAGAGGTCAAAACCTGGTTGGATTTGTCAACAGCCTTTGTGAAGCAATATGAGTTTAATTGTGAATTGGCACCATGCACAACACTGGAAGGTATAAAAAGAAAGCGATCGGAAGACCACAAGACCTATGCAAAGCGGTGGAGAAAATTAGCTGCCAAAGTGGAGCCTCCTATGACTGAGGAGGAGATTGTTCGTACCTTCATCAAAGCTCACGATCCACCCTACTTTGAAGAGATCTTTTGCATGACTGGAAGTTCATTTGCTGCCATTATTAACAAGTTGGAGGAATACGATGAATTTGTCAAGGcagggaagattgttaatgtgtctgcatTAAAGTTGCAATTAGATGCTTTAACTATATTCCAATTTTGTCAAATACCAATGCATATAtag